A genomic window from Salvia miltiorrhiza cultivar Shanhuang (shh) chromosome 5, IMPLAD_Smil_shh, whole genome shotgun sequence includes:
- the LOC130987219 gene encoding uncharacterized protein LOC130987219, which translates to MAFPTNIGSTNSLNSYLNFPNYQALQHSNSNRVYVKPLKCSTLEQQDSGILCESCSGIGWLLCELCKGQKTNVKADNNRIYRRCPSCRAIGSVLCSKCKVYKCVTFPDQNDGEELNF; encoded by the exons ATGGCATTTCCTACAAACATTGGCAGCACCAATTCTCTGAATTCGTATTTGAATTTCCCAAACTATCAAGCATTGCAGCACTCTAACTCAAATAGGGTTTATGTTAAACCTCTGAAATGCAGCACACTTGAACAACAG GATTCTGGGATCTTGTGCGAATCTTGCAGTGGCATTGGATGGCTGCTTTGTGAGTTGTGTAAAGGGCAGAAGACCAATGTCAAAGCAGACAACAACAGGATCTATCGACGTTGCCCTTCTTGCAGAGCA ATTGGAAGTGTCTTGTGTTCAAAATGCAAGGTCTACAAATGTGTCACGTTTCCGGATCAAAATGATGGGGAGGAATTAAATTTTTGA
- the LOC130987170 gene encoding pollen receptor-like kinase 4 produces the protein MAPTTHSWFLILFMLSVCALPSSSDDRASLLSFAGYLTNAQTLLQNWTNSVALCSGNTSSWTGVLCKQGTFNGLKLDNMGLGGKIDVDSLSALPLFSLSLFNNSFSGPFPSDIKKLGKLRRLFLSNNNFSGEIPDKAFIGMNPLKQVDLANNAFVGKIPTSLMRMSSLLNLTVQNNQFVGKIPDFWQENLTANFANNRLHGSIPDVLSHEDASMFFGNLGLCGPPLAPCPKKWYKKPAFIAAASAAAAAVVIIFILILIWCRRRSRPMKSQKSVNLGEAKTEKAVATDEKGKLQFVRSGRDRFELEDLLKASAEVLGSGSFGSSYKAVLLTGHPHVVRRFKHMSNVGKEDFHRHMSKLGRLSHPNLLPLVAFYYKKDEKLLISDFVSNGSLASHLHGKRRPGQPGLDWPTRLRVIKGVARGLTHLYQEFPALALPHGHLKSSNVLLDDAFEAVVSDYALAPVMNREHAQQFMVAYKSPEAMGVTRKTDVWGLGILILEVLTGRFPADYLKSGRGASADLATWVNSVVREEWTGEVFDKEMSMARNCEGQMLRLLKIGMCCCEWDVGKRWEMKEAAERIEELKERESDDDYSSYASEGDGYSSSRAMTDEDFSFSRAG, from the exons ATGGCGCCCACCACTCATTCTTGGTTCTTGATCCTCTTCATGCTGTCTGTGTGTGCTCTTCCATCATCATCCGACGACAGGGCGAGTCTGCTCAGCTTCGCAGGCTACCTCACTAACGCACAGACTCTGCTGCAGAATTGGACCAATTCAGTAGCTTTGTGCAGTGGAAACACATCTTCATGGACTGGAGTCCTCTGTAAACAAGGCACTTTCAACGGACTGAAGCTCGATAACATGGGGTTAGGTGGCAAGATCGACGTGGATTCGCTCTCCGCGTTGCCTCTCTTCAGCCTCAGCCTCTTCAACAACAGCTTCTCGGGGCCGTTTCCAAGTGATATCAAGAAGCTTGGGAAGCTGAGGCGACTGTTTCTGAGCAACAACAATTTCAGTGGCGAAATTCCTGATAAGGCCTTCATTGGAATGAATCCACTGAAGCAAGTGGATTTGGCAAACAATGCGTTTGTAGGCAAAATCCCAACTTCTCTAATGAGAATGTCGTCGTTGCTGAATCTCACGGTGCAGAACAACCAGTTCGTGGGGAAGATACCTGATTTTTGGCAGGAGAATTTGACGGCTAATTTCGCCAACAATAGGCTTCACGGCTCCATCCCTGATGTGCTCAGTCATGAGGATGCTTCCATGTTTTTTG GCAACCTCGGGCTATGTGGTCCTCCTCTAGCTCCATGTCCGAAGAAATGGTACAAGAAACCGGCGTTCATCGCAGCAGCATCCGCCGCGGCCGCAGCCGTCGTAATAATCTTCATCCTCATCCTGATATGGTGCCGCAGGCGATCACGGCCAATGAAATCCCAAAAATCAGTAAACCTGGGAGAAGCCAAAACAGAGAAAGCAGTGGCCACAGACGAGAAGGGGAAGCTCCAATTCGTCCGCAGCGGGCGCGACAGATTCGAGCTCGAAGATCTGCTCAAGGCATCCGCAGAGGTCTTAGGAAGCGGCAGCTTCGGCTCTTCTTACAAAGCGGTGCTTCTCACCGGCCATCCCCACGTCGTCCGCCGCTTCAAACACATGTCCAACGTCGGAAAAGAGGACTTCCACCGCCACATGTCCAAGCTCGGCCGCCTCTCCCACCCCAACCTCCTTCCCCTCGTCGCATTCTACTACAAGAAGGACGAAAAGCTTCTCATCAGCGACTTCGTCAGCAACGGCAGCCTGGCCAGCCACCTCCACGGCAAGCGGCGCCCGGGCCAGCCGGGCCTCGACTGGCCCACGCGCCTCCGCGTCATCAAGGGCGTCGCCAGGGGGCTCACGCATCTCTACCAGGAGTTCCCGGCGCTGGCCCTCCCCCACGGCCACCTCAAATCCTCCAACGTGCTGCTGGACGACGCGTTCGAGGCGGTGGTGTCGGACTACGCGCTGGCGCCGGTGATGAACAGGGAGCACGCGCAGCAGTTCATGGTGGCGTACAAGTCGCCGGAGGCGATGGGGGTGACGCGGAAGACGGACGTGTGGGGGCTGGGGATCCTCATACTGGAGGTGCTCACGGGGCGGTTTCCGGCGGACTACCTGAAGAGCGGGCGGGGGGCGAGCGCCGACCTCGCGACGTGGGTGAACTCGGTGGTGAGGGAGGAGTGGACGGGGGAGGTGTTCGACAAGGAGATGAGCATGGCCAGGAACTGCGAGGGCCAAATGCTGCGGCTACTCAAGATCGGGATGTGCTGCTGCGAGTGGGATGTGGGGAAGAGGTGGGAGATGAAGGAGGCGGCGGAGAGGATTGAGGAGTTGAAGGAGAGGGAGAGCGATGATGATTACTCGTCGTATGCGAGCGAGGGCGACGGCTACTCCTCGTCGAGGGCCATGACGGATGAGGACTTCTCGTTTTCGAGGGCGGGCTGA